GCCTCTCGCAATTACTTTAATTTGCTTTTGTTTCTGAGAGTGACGCATTGACATTGACATATATATGTCATGGCATTCTGTGCcttattcttcttcttggtTTATTTGTTCCCTTCCATCCTATCTATGCCCAAATTTCCTCCAGTAACCAATTGTCTCAAGTtcaaaaatgaaagaagaattctcttgGAACTTAACACCAAAATCAATGAAATGGAGGTCCAAATGCATGGTATATCTATACAAAATCCAGAAAcagctaataaaaaaatggatgtAAATGTAACATCTTACAAAGACAAAGATCATATTCTCACCCGGGATCTCCAGCGCCACTTCCAAAATGTAAGGTCAACTATTAACACCAAACATATGTATgatatatcataattttaaatcatgattatatatatatatatatattgacatgTTTGAGcatatacattatatatattctaGGTTCACGAGATTCAATCCTCATAGgatggggcactttgctacccatTGGGGTAATTATTGCAAGATACTTGAGAAATTTTCCTGTGCTGTGTGATGTATGGTTCAATCACATATGGCGCCAGACTCTGGGATATATTATTGGCACAATAGTGTGGTGCATTTAATTTGTTGGTGCTTCAAAACTCATCAAATCATTTGGTATCTAACACACAAAGTACTCTCAGCATCATTGCTTTCACATTCTTAAACAACAAGTGAGTATGTGAGAAATTAATTCCGTCTTAATCTTACTCCACGCCCGTGTCCAAATTTTTAAGGTcttattaattaacattttgtttcaatgagatacttggcaccttCATACGACTACATAAAGAAGCGGGCTATTGCAAGTGCTGGAACATATGTCACCATCTTCTTGGGTATGGCATAATTGGAATAGTTATAGCTAACTCATTTGCAGGGTTCCACGCTGAAACGTTGAAACGGGTTTATGTGGCTATACTTGGAGTTTTGGCTGTCGTAGTTGTCCCGCTTGAAATTTACAGATGCAAGTCTCAGATAATGCATCATGCTGTGATTATTCACCGTGAACTGTGGAACAGATCGAGAAGGAAGTTGATGAAACTATGCTAGAGCAAGCGTGACGAAGACACGTGACTCTAGCTTttggatattttaaaaaatatatgttattaatCCCTAAGCTTCATGTTGGAATGGGACATACAATTGAAATATACTATAATCTATACATCAGGCTAAGGTAGTATTTcaagaattttttaatattatatatatatatatatatatatatttgtagaaATCCAACTCAAGTGTTTACCATAACTCAcgtccaattaaatttttttatcatcttgaTATATAGATATACTGGGCTCGAACTTTGTATCTTATGATCATTGTCATAAGGCAATTATCATAGAGACTAAAGACCTAATAAACAACTAACTTTTAAGAAGATAAAGAAGTTAAATACAATAATATTCAAGAAACTAAAGTACTGGGTTTCTATAGTTAGAGCAACATGActtaagatttttgtttttcataactAATTGAAGACAAGTTTTATTGTTCCTTTGATGTTGTGAgagtcttttgaaatgtttataagaaaaaaaaagattaaaaaagcgATAATGGAGAATATAATTATATaccatattaattatatataatatcatatcaATTATTTGATTTCAAATAATAGAACTAAACGACTTAAGCTAGGATAGTAGTCAACAATTAAGATCAACATGCTGCCAGCAAAATATTGTAAACTATATAGCATTACTGCATATTTGTATAGCTGGTCGTGGATCTTTTTTGTTGCAACTGACTGCCTATTGGTCTCTCGACTCCAAGTCAGTATAGTGGTGGGATGGGTTAGGTCAATAAAGTTTAGAGGatctttaaatttaagttaatcAATGATTCAATGTTAATCAATTTGGattgatataaaattttcagttttcttttaataatttgaacAAACTCTATCATTTTCGGGTTGAATAATTGGAcctattattaaaaatcaaaagaacatgaaaaataggaagaaaaaaaattaaaaaatataataaaatgaaataacaataatgaataatttcaagttaaaattatagaattacacaaaaaaaattacaaaactataaaattacacaacataaaaattaaaaaatcatcttaactGGTCATTTAGATAAACGATtactttgaataaaaaaataagatcaaGAACGACTAAAATAGTCATTTAACCTTATTggatttacaattttaaaattcaaatcaatccaattttcttttttccatttgGCTCAGGTTGATTAGATTGTTGTTGAGTCGACCTGAATCTTTGGCCACCTATATAGTTGAGTCGCATTTAATTTTCACTATACTTTTGTCAGAGAGCTACTTTAGTTAATTAACTTCACACACAAATtccactaaaataaattaatgaaaggtTCTCACCTATAGAAACCATTAATGTTTATGGGTTTGGGTCTAGGATAGCATTAAACCATAACACACAGACTCATCGCGGGCGTATAACAAGAgtgtatgaaaattaaactcaaaataataagaatgaaaagaaaaacataattaatgtcATTACTAACTGTAATATTATTACATTTGCATAAATAATACTTCCTCCATcccattataattttcattctatGTTTACATAGATaaagaaaactaataaataaaagaaagagattatcaattttataaaattaattttattatcaccattaattcatttttaatttctgttactcattattattaatatataggatataaataaaaaaataattaatattatactaaaaatttaaaataacaattattctTTTATACTACAATTATTAAAACTGAGGAAATAATACAGATAGGTTGCTAGAATTTGGCTCCTTACCTTCTCCCAATGCAAATTAATTAGTACTAACTACTAACAAGCAGTACTACCTAATCATGGGCAGATAGATATTATGCCTACATTATTATGGCAAACTACTAATTAAGCCATGTGCGGTTGTCTGCATGGTTACTTAATTCAAATCTTCGCCCCATAACTTCACTTCATACGCCCTATGATATGATTATTCTTCCATAACCAACTAAACTGCGAGCCTGGTCATTAACTGAACAAGACATGGGATGAGATGGAGTGgctttttaaaatagaaagcaccgtattttttttatgatatatggGGAAGgaaatgattttaatttcatgGAATGAAGAAAACCAATAGGGAAGAGAAGAGAACAAAGAATCATTTCGCAACTCTTATTTGGGTGCTCAAAGGTGAAGTATGGGACCAAATATAACTAGACTTGGAGAATAGAGGGGATAGATAAACAAACTTTCACACAGTCTGAGGTTAAAAACGTGATAATAGAATGGTAGTTCAATTCCACAAATACTGGTCTAATTATGCTTGTAGCTGTTCTTCAACATTCTTGCATGATGGTCCCACTCCCACTACAACTGACTTTCAGCAAAAGCATGCAGACTAACTAGTAGTAAGTACTCTTTTGCTTAGGTTGAAATGAAGAGGCCAATGCTATAAAAGCTAACCGAAGTGTAAATAGAAGAGCTAGCACAGTTTATAGGGAGGACTTCTGCCAACTCAATTAATAGTACTTTACCAAACGCGCTTTTCCCAAGAAAATATTAGATAGTTTCAAACCTCTATGGTCTCTACGGTTTATGAAAAAGAATACTCAATTACATGTAATGTGGAGATTAATTGGGGCCATAGTAGTCAGGGATACGTAATAGTTTCTCCCTCTTAGAGGGAAATCACGGTTGGGAAAACATCAATAAATTTTCCACCACATGCTTCTACTCCTACTAGGCTAATACTAACACTCGTGTCTCCTCGgaggaaaaaaatggaaatatcTTTTCCTTGGATTCTGGTGGCCACAATGGTCATGGCAATGCGGCCACTTTCATTTCGCATAAAAGCAAACCAACTTTCTTACGACTACTACAAATTTTCATGCCCAAACTTGGAAAGCATAGTCAAGAGTGAGTTGCTAAGCTTATTCTTGACAGATGCTACTGCACCAGCTGCATTTCTCAGGCTCATGTTTCATGACTGCCAAGTTCAAGTAAATgtgtttcttctctctttttgtcCCTTATATACTTTGCTCTTCACAGGCTTGCTTCACCAACTAGCATTATTGCAGAACATTTTCAAGACAAACCCAACCGTGTTCTTGTTTCATTAATTCAAGATTTATATATAAagccttgttgttgttgtgtttattTTCATGCAGGGATGTGATGCCTCAATTCTGTTGGACTCCAACTACCTAGCTCACAGTCACAGCTCTGAAATGATATCTTCAAGGAACTTTGGCATCAGAAAGCGCGAAACGATCGGCCAAATGAAGTCAATATTAGAAGAAGAATGTCCGGGACAGGTGTCTTGTGCAGATATCATTGTATTAGCTGCTAAGGAATCAGTGTCGCTCTCTGGAGGACCACATATTGAGATCCCACTTGGAAGAAAAGACTCCAGAACTTGTAGTTTCCATGAGGCCGATGCTAAGCTTCCTTCACCAATAATAACGGTTGATGAATTTATATCCATTTTCATGTCTATAGGAATGAACATCGAAGAGTCTGTTTCCATTTTAGGTAATGCATGTCAACCTTAAAGAGGTGACACTATAAGGTGTTTAAAACTGTTAACTATTGATTTGTTATTGATTGTAACTATTGGTAGGCGCACATACACTAGGGATTGGACACTGCTTCAACATTGTTGGTAGATTGTATGATCCACGGCTAGGGGACAAGATGGATTTTGCGTTGGAAGCCTCTCTAAGACTAGCATGCCCAACTGAGATTCCTTTGACAAACCTCACATTTGTGCCTAACGACATGACCCCAGTTATATTTGACAACCAGTATTACCGGGACATTATGATGGGGAGAGGCTTGTTTGGTATTGACTCCAGCATTTCTAGAGATCCGCGAACAGCACCCTTTGTCATGCGGTTTGCTATGGATCAGAACTACTTCTTCAAGGCTTTCTCATCGGCATTTGTTAAACTTTCTTCTACCAATGTTCTCACAGATGTGCAGGGTGATGTCCGAAGGCAATGCAACCAGGTAAACTAATGCTAATGGAGTGAATTAATGCTCTGTGATATCTTCTCTAAGTATATATAACCAAAATTACCGGACATGCACAGGGTTTATTAAATTCATATGCCCTCTAGTAGTGTATAGCCTAAAGATTTTATCCAGCAACGATTCTCCATTATCATcttattagttttaattaatatttgatcaTTTCTTTATGATGAAAGTATACATAAACAGTAGAATTTAAACAAGATGAATGTTGCTaccaaaaataaattccaaGTGCAAGTAGGCGAGGGGTCCTTCAAATTTACGTTCCATTAAGATATCGACATTAGTACCTATGTTATGTCCCTCACTCTGTTGGGTTGCGTTTTATATCACCATCTACTATCTAGCTTGTAAAGGAAAGAAAAGCGTCACGCTTATGACAAAGCTTCAAAGTTGAGAGCAGCGTCCCCACAATTTATAACATCTGAAAAGGCACTTAAATTAGAGGTGTTGATCGTATAGATCTATTTTCATTCGAATCCAACATGACATTTTAAGAACGAGGACATCTTTATATCTTCTAATTGTTATATTTCCTTAATGTAACTTTTTTGGACTCCGACTATATAAGTAATGACACGTGAAAagtgaaaagtgaaaagaaaaaaagcaagaACTTATTCTCTGTTCTAAccacataaaattataaaatcgcACAATAAAAAACAGAACCACCATTACAATCAACAAGACGGTCCATAACCAGATATATACAGTAAATAAAATACAACCATTATAGGTGCTAAAATGCACTCTGTTTATGTGATggtgttttaaataaaaattggttAGGCATCAAGAGCATGAAATGATCAAAGCAAGCCGGAAAACCAGGCTGCCTCTCTTTTATTAAGTTATGCACCTCTTAAAGCGGAGTATAAATTAACAGTCATAGAGGTGAATACTTGCCCAGCTGTCACTTTCCATCCAACAGAAGCATAACTCTCCGGCCAAAGACACCTTCTTTACATATGCTTTAGTTTTAAAGCGGCGGATGCAGGGCCATTACCAAGTTGACCAGGCACAGCATATATTTAACGGTTGATCGTTGCTTCCAGTAGAAACGGACACGAGTGAAAGCAGCTACTGTACACCAACCTTAATGTTTTTACGGTCCAAAACAACGTTCAAAATCTTGCCAGGAACGTAAATTCTTTTTTTGACAGATTGACCATCCAAATACTTGGATAGTTTTTCATCCCTAGATGCTAGTACAAAAGCATCCTCTTCTGTACATGTTTCTTCAACCTGGATGGTACCTCTTGTTTTGCCATTAATCTGAACTGGAAGTACTACCGTGGAATCCTTCAGGTAAGCAGGATTTGCCTGAAATTACAACATATTCCAAATTCgatcatttttttatgtataatatgTCGTCACTCACTCTACATGATTAAAACTCAACCTGTATAACATTTCCCTTtgaaaaatccaaaattttgttCCACTTAAGTATCAAAGCCATTAtatcaagtgatttttttagtgctTTGACCTTCAGCTTGTCATAACACAGCTAAAGCTTACagcaagtgatttttttttttaatgatgcgTAAAGTAATGAAATATATGATTTGCAACAAATTGCTTCTCAAATTCTCTTTGGAgtaaatttgatgtttttaaatatcaattataaatttCTAGCTTATGATTGTAGAcaaagattaaatttattttaaaaatgcttTCACTTAAAGTTATAGTTGATcatgattaaaattaagaaaacggaataaatttcaaacatttataatcttaaaatttaaaaaattgcttAGAAGTTTAGGCaagaaaattgaaataagaagtaaaataattatatacttatgcattttttttaataacaattaaGTCCTCCATAGGGCAGATTCCTATTTAAGCTTGTGACTATGTACCTTCGacgtaaataatttttaagttatacTCCTGTATGGTAGAAAAGCCTGAAATTATCTAATTTGAGTTACCGCTAGAAGTAAGCTATGGAACAATATTACAACAGGGTGTGAAATATCTGTTTTAGGCCATTGGGGATAGTATGTTATcattaaagaaattgaaaataagtGAACACAACTTGACAGGCTGTGAAAGAATAGGAATGATTTGATATTGATCCAAATTCATACCTTAGGGAAAGGCTCGTATGCTAATGATTTTGTGTGCCCTAGCCGAGACCATAGCTCCTCAGCCATGTGTGGTGCATATGGTGAAAGCAGCAAAACAAATGCCTCAATAACCGATCTTGGATGTTTATCCCACTGAAAATATATGCCAAGAAAATTAGAGATTATACTGATTGTCTGTAACAGAGAGTGAGGGAATTTCAGCGCCTATTAaccaataataaaagaaaatgagataagGAGGTACAAAGAAAAGGATATTGATATGTTGTGTGCAAAGAACAATACACTTCATAAAGGCATGCCCTGTACCATCACAAAGGATATTGCTATTCAgaagcttgttttcattttacttATCATTGCAGACAGCCAAAcacataaataagataaaaaatttgtacTTCATTATAATCTGCTAAACTAATTAGCTCCTAGACTAGAGACCTTCTAGGCAATGCTAGTCTAGCAGCTCTTTTACAGGAATTTTGTAAAAGCTAAAATTAAGATCCTTGTGTTATGGATACAGACTGGGAAACTAGTTTTCTATAAATAACCCAGAGAAACTTGTACAAACAGTCGCTCTAAATAGGTCTGGGTTTCCAGGTTTCTTTCCATTTGGGGGAAAGTGTTTATATAAACAATGTATTTAGTCTTCTATCAAACAATTCCTACCCCCCAAATCTTAAAAGTGACATTTGGTTTGCTAGAATCATGTTCAAAAGAATGGaaatgaaatgtaaatgaggtGCAACTGTTTAAAATAGCAACTACTGAAAGGAATCAGTCATTCCctcaaaataacaatataacatCATTCAATACAAATTGGAAGgaatgaccatttcaatttttctGGCCTTTCCTGGAACCATAGGTTCACTGCCACAGGGCTGCAACCATTGCAACAGCCACCCCCCACACTACCAATTGGCATGCTACTTACACCATTGCTGGTATATCAACAGAAAAATACCTTACATATTTAGAGGGTGACGAGATATTATAAGAATGATAGACAACAGAAAAATACCTTATATGCCGCATTGAGGAACTCCATCATTGCAGAAATTCCAGTGTTGAACCGTGTGCCCTCAATTTCCTCTGTTACCTGAATACTGAAATTAAATCCTTAGAATTGTCTCAAATCTGCAAATTATATAAAGTCACAacaatgaaacaacaaaaactccGATTAAAATTTGAGATATTGACCTTAGCAATGCATTTATGAAGACAACGAAGTTGTTCTATAGTAGGCTCCTCATCAACTGATACAGTTCTATCCTTAAATGTGCCATCAGACAAAGGTGAACCAACAATGAGCCTCCAAGTTCTTCCTAAAAACCGGTGTACACCTTCAATGCCACTAGTACTCCATGTTTTTGAGTCTCTGggattaaaagaaaatcaagGAATAACATGAGCTGAAGTTAAAGTCCTTTCAGAACATGACCCGCAACTTCATAGTCTCACCCCCAACCCACCcaaagaaatgaaaacaataaacgtgaaaaaaaatataaatagaaagcAATTTTGATTAAGGAACAATCACTACAATATCATTAGTAATAAGGTTTGTGCTTCAAACCTACCTCAATGGTCCCATGAACATTTCGTATAATCGAAGAGAATCTGCACCATACTCAGAGACAACATCATCTGGATTAACAACATTTCCCCTACTTTTACTCATTTTGTGGGCGCGGGCAAATAAACGTATATCAGGATGTTCTTTCAGGACAAAAGAATCCCCAGATTTCATGACCTATGCTCAAGGTAAAAGAGAACAAATGCTTGtcaagagaaaagaaaactagGGTCCAATACCTTATCTCTGGTAATTAACTAATGCATTGAGAAGTGAAAAGTGGAAACTTAATAGAGAAACCTTTTCTGCAGGAATTATTTCTAGTTTATGTTCATTCAACATGTCGGTTGAATCAGCAGATATCAGATTGCCAACTTGATCTCTACAAGTCATATATTGAACCTGC
This region of Glycine max cultivar Williams 82 chromosome 7, Glycine_max_v4.0, whole genome shotgun sequence genomic DNA includes:
- the LOC100797313 gene encoding peroxidase 29 → MEISFPWILVATMVMAMRPLSFRIKANQLSYDYYKFSCPNLESIVKSELLSLFLTDATAPAAFLRLMFHDCQVQGCDASILLDSNYLAHSHSSEMISSRNFGIRKRETIGQMKSILEEECPGQVSCADIIVLAAKESVSLSGGPHIEIPLGRKDSRTCSFHEADAKLPSPIITVDEFISIFMSIGMNIEESVSILGAHTLGIGHCFNIVGRLYDPRLGDKMDFALEASLRLACPTEIPLTNLTFVPNDMTPVIFDNQYYRDIMMGRGLFGIDSSISRDPRTAPFVMRFAMDQNYFFKAFSSAFVKLSSTNVLTDVQGDVRRQCNQVN